A genomic window from Desulfovibrio porci includes:
- a CDS encoding NCS2 family permease encodes MRLLQNYFNPAARGSSVRRECLAGLTTFMAMCYLVFVVPAMLADAGMPKDSAVAATIWVSILATLAMGLWAKFPVGVAPGLGITAFFAYYICGPAGYTWQTGLGAVFISGVVFLLLTATRVRQMIINAVPMDLKYAIVVGIGAFIAFIGMKSCGIVAADPSTFVTLGNLGQPQTLLAVAGIFLIGALMALRVPGAMIIGILAVTLAGMLLGVTPVPSGGIFSGALPLPTETFLQMDLKGALHHGLFSIIFTLTMVDLFDNMGVLIGLAQKSGFMREDGHIENLDKALITDSLATMSSALLGATTATSYLESATGVAEGGRTGLTAVVIAGLFFLSLFFAPLVALVPSFATAPVLIIVGALMMQEVGRIRFADFTVALPAFLTIVSMPLTFNIATGFGFGFVSWVGIKLLSGRFRDVNLIMCIIALCFGVNFALRLH; translated from the coding sequence GTGCGCTTGCTGCAAAATTATTTCAATCCCGCCGCCAGAGGCAGTTCCGTCAGAAGGGAATGTCTGGCGGGTCTGACCACGTTCATGGCCATGTGCTATCTTGTTTTTGTGGTGCCGGCCATGCTGGCCGACGCGGGCATGCCCAAGGATTCCGCCGTGGCCGCCACCATCTGGGTGAGCATTCTGGCGACCCTGGCCATGGGCCTGTGGGCGAAATTTCCGGTGGGCGTGGCGCCGGGCTTGGGTATCACGGCCTTTTTCGCCTATTACATCTGCGGCCCGGCGGGATACACATGGCAGACTGGCCTGGGGGCAGTGTTCATTTCCGGCGTGGTTTTTCTGCTGCTCACGGCCACCCGCGTGCGCCAGATGATCATCAACGCCGTGCCCATGGACCTGAAATACGCTATTGTGGTGGGCATCGGCGCGTTCATCGCCTTTATCGGCATGAAAAGCTGCGGCATTGTGGCGGCGGACCCCTCCACCTTTGTGACCCTGGGCAATCTGGGCCAGCCCCAGACCCTGCTGGCTGTGGCCGGGATTTTTCTGATCGGCGCGCTTATGGCCCTACGCGTTCCCGGCGCCATGATCATCGGCATTCTGGCCGTCACCCTGGCGGGCATGCTGCTGGGGGTGACGCCCGTGCCGAGTGGAGGGATTTTTTCCGGTGCCCTGCCGCTGCCCACGGAAACTTTTTTGCAGATGGACCTCAAGGGCGCACTGCACCACGGCCTGTTTTCGATCATTTTCACCCTGACCATGGTGGACCTTTTCGACAACATGGGCGTGCTCATCGGCCTGGCGCAAAAATCCGGCTTCATGCGCGAGGACGGACATATTGAAAATCTGGACAAGGCCCTGATCACGGATTCTCTGGCCACCATGTCCAGCGCCCTGCTGGGGGCCACTACGGCCACCAGCTATCTGGAAAGCGCCACGGGCGTGGCCGAGGGCGGCCGCACGGGCCTGACCGCCGTGGTCATCGCCGGGCTGTTTTTTCTCTCGCTTTTCTTCGCGCCCCTGGTGGCCCTCGTGCCGTCCTTCGCCACAGCGCCGGTGCTGATCATCGTGGGCGCGCTGATGATGCAGGAGGTGGGGCGCATCCGCTTCGCGGACTTCACCGTGGCCCTGCCCGCCTTTCTGACCATCGTGAGCATGCCCCTCACCTTCAATATCGCCACGGGCTTCGGTTTCGGTTTTGTGAGTTGGGTGGGCATCAAGCTGCTTTCGGGCCGCTTCAGGGACGTCAATCTGATCATGTGCATTATTGCTTTGTGCTTTGGGGTGAATTTTGCTTTGCGTCTGCATTAG
- a CDS encoding sigma-54 interaction domain-containing protein: MIDSSAYGAALAERLARMPGGVCGSENWLLLHANDALRDILEMRRGASLPSAALSHWLGQGVLEGFHEAETDSVAGAPGARGRMIFRHPRGASYLFYWWGDVSKDHGPVRCFTVYEIPLDELDQTARLSWRELDSVLEFIHDGIWVIDAEGVTRRVNRAMERIAGIKAEEVVGRHVTEPLREGRFKTCVTLRALKARHTVTLFDDYSNGKRCLNTSTPVFDENGKVWRVIAAIRDVTELETLQKRLSNLEVEAMAYKLRAQGLESEANSGLMGQSLLLHRVRQDIVKAAHSDAVTLILGETGTGKSMAAKIIHDMSARAEKPFVVVNCGAMPPALMESELFGYEGGAFTGASKGGKPGMLELASGGTLLLDEIGELSLPMQVKLLHVLDGQPFYRVGGTRAIAVDTRVIAATNKPLDKMVASGQFREDLFYRLRVLNVDMPPLRERKDDILLLAWHFLRKISEGTGTEKHLDPRTEQLFLAYNWPGNVRELQSVIQSLVTLTEADNIVPDDLPSYMRESAGAPRVSRTEQSLTRAVEALEKSMLETALAEAGSTYKAARRLGISQSSVVRKAKKYGIHAEGETRDARAGVKSAPAGDAPALDIT, from the coding sequence ATGATCGACAGCTCAGCTTATGGCGCGGCGCTGGCGGAGCGTCTGGCGCGCATGCCCGGCGGCGTATGCGGCTCGGAAAACTGGCTTTTGCTTCACGCCAACGACGCCCTGCGGGACATCCTCGAGATGCGCCGGGGCGCGAGCCTGCCCAGCGCGGCTCTGAGCCACTGGCTGGGTCAGGGCGTGCTGGAAGGCTTTCACGAAGCCGAGACCGACAGTGTGGCGGGCGCTCCCGGCGCGCGGGGCCGGATGATTTTCCGTCATCCGCGCGGCGCCAGTTACCTGTTCTACTGGTGGGGGGACGTGAGCAAGGATCACGGCCCGGTGCGCTGCTTCACCGTCTATGAAATTCCTTTGGACGAACTGGATCAGACCGCTCGTCTGTCCTGGCGCGAGCTGGACAGCGTGCTGGAATTCATTCACGACGGCATCTGGGTCATTGACGCCGAAGGCGTCACCCGGCGGGTCAACCGCGCCATGGAGCGCATTGCTGGCATTAAGGCCGAAGAGGTGGTGGGCAGGCACGTGACCGAGCCCCTGCGGGAAGGGCGCTTCAAGACCTGCGTGACCCTGCGGGCCCTGAAAGCCCGGCATACCGTGACGCTTTTCGACGACTACTCCAACGGCAAACGCTGCCTGAACACCAGTACGCCGGTTTTTGACGAAAACGGCAAGGTCTGGCGCGTGATCGCGGCCATCCGCGACGTGACCGAACTGGAGACGCTGCAGAAACGGCTTTCCAATCTGGAAGTGGAGGCCATGGCCTACAAGCTCCGCGCCCAGGGGCTGGAAAGCGAGGCCAACAGCGGCCTGATGGGCCAGAGTCTGCTGCTGCACCGCGTGCGCCAGGACATCGTCAAGGCCGCGCATTCCGACGCCGTGACCCTGATCCTGGGCGAAACCGGCACCGGCAAATCCATGGCCGCCAAAATCATTCACGACATGAGCGCCAGGGCGGAAAAACCCTTTGTGGTGGTCAACTGCGGGGCCATGCCGCCGGCGCTCATGGAGTCGGAACTGTTCGGCTACGAGGGCGGCGCGTTCACCGGGGCTTCCAAGGGCGGCAAGCCGGGCATGCTGGAACTGGCCAGCGGCGGCACCCTTCTGCTGGACGAAATCGGCGAATTGTCCCTGCCCATGCAGGTCAAACTGCTTCACGTGCTGGACGGCCAGCCCTTCTACCGGGTGGGCGGCACCAGGGCCATCGCCGTGGATACCAGGGTGATCGCGGCCACCAACAAGCCTCTGGACAAGATGGTGGCCTCCGGCCAGTTCCGGGAAGATCTTTTCTACCGCCTGCGCGTGCTGAACGTGGACATGCCGCCCCTGCGCGAACGCAAGGACGACATCCTGCTGCTGGCCTGGCATTTTTTGCGCAAGATCAGCGAGGGAACCGGTACGGAAAAACATCTGGATCCGCGCACGGAGCAGCTTTTTCTGGCCTACAACTGGCCGGGCAACGTGCGGGAGCTGCAGTCCGTGATCCAGTCTCTGGTCACGCTGACGGAGGCGGACAACATCGTCCCGGACGACCTGCCCTCCTATATGCGGGAATCGGCGGGCGCGCCGCGCGTATCCCGGACGGAGCAATCTCTGACCCGGGCCGTGGAAGCTCTGGAAAAAAGCATGCTGGAAACGGCCCTGGCCGAAGCGGGCAGCACTTACAAGGCCGCCCGCCGGCTGGGCATCAGCCAGTCGTCGGTAGTGCGCAAAGCGAAAAAATACGGTATCCACGCCGAGGGCGAGACGCGCGACGCGCGGGCCGGGGTGAAATCCGCCCCGGCCGGAGATGCGCCCGCGCTGGACATCACCTGA
- a CDS encoding GNAT family N-acetyltransferase: protein MPVTIRPESPEDFPAIHDLVRRAFEHAEHADGDEQHLVDRLRRSREYIPELSLVAEEDGRIVGHVMFSRVKVGEAAALALAPLAVLPSHHGRGIGGALVRRGHELARALGWEFVILLGHAGYYPRFGYRPASSFGIVSPFEAPEEAFMAVKLGGDADRLPGMVAYSPAFFPEHAG from the coding sequence ATGCCGGTCACTATCCGCCCGGAATCCCCGGAGGACTTTCCCGCCATCCACGACCTGGTGCGCCGGGCCTTTGAACACGCCGAGCACGCCGACGGCGACGAGCAGCATCTTGTGGACCGCCTGCGCCGCTCACGGGAATACATTCCCGAACTGAGCCTGGTGGCTGAGGAAGACGGCCGCATTGTCGGCCATGTTATGTTCAGCAGAGTGAAGGTCGGAGAGGCGGCGGCCCTGGCCCTCGCCCCGCTGGCGGTGCTGCCGTCGCATCATGGCCGGGGCATAGGCGGCGCTCTTGTCCGGCGCGGACACGAGCTCGCCCGCGCTTTGGGCTGGGAATTCGTGATCCTGCTGGGGCATGCGGGCTATTATCCGCGCTTCGGCTACCGGCCCGCGTCCTCTTTCGGCATTGTTTCCCCATTCGAGGCGCCGGAGGAAGCCTTTATGGCCGTCAAGCTCGGCGGCGACGCGGACCGCCTGCCCGGCATGGTGGCATATTCCCCGGCCTTCTTCCCGGAACACGCCGGATAA
- a CDS encoding sigma-54-dependent transcriptional regulator gives MKKLTILAADDDATHREMLRTLLREWGYAVGEAVDGEQAVALCREQSFDLVLMDVRMPKKTGLEALKEIKAHNPALPVLIMTAFSDVAAAVEAIKSGAYDYLTKPLDFEKLKVVLRNVFAHVGLIEENASLSRSLAATEAHSDMVGRSAAMSALWEMLRTIAPTDATVLITGESGTGKELVARAVHAASRRAQGPFVAVNCAALTESLLASELFGHEKGAFTGADKKHEGYFLKANGGTIFLDEIGEMPLSMQVKLLRVIQEREVLSVGGNTAVPVDVRIIAATNRDLAQEVDAGNFRQDLYYRLNVVTLALPPLRERADDIPLLAQHFMNRFASKNNKRIKGFTPGAMDRLVRYAWPGNVRELENVIERASILLLGEHISERELPERLKTPEQGDALADALETDCPTLDDVERAVILKTLKRFGGNKTEAAKALGITRKTLHAKLNKYQGAQDDAEEDGAAS, from the coding sequence ATGAAAAAACTGACGATTCTGGCGGCCGACGACGACGCCACGCACCGGGAGATGCTGCGGACCCTGCTGCGGGAATGGGGCTATGCCGTCGGCGAGGCCGTGGACGGCGAGCAGGCCGTGGCTCTGTGCCGGGAACAGTCCTTTGATCTGGTGCTCATGGACGTGCGCATGCCCAAAAAAACCGGTCTGGAGGCCCTGAAGGAGATCAAGGCTCACAATCCGGCCCTGCCGGTGCTGATCATGACCGCTTTTTCGGACGTGGCGGCGGCTGTGGAGGCCATCAAATCCGGCGCATACGACTATCTGACCAAACCTCTGGACTTTGAAAAGCTCAAGGTCGTCCTGCGCAACGTCTTTGCCCACGTGGGCCTGATTGAGGAAAACGCCTCCCTCTCCCGCAGCCTGGCCGCCACCGAGGCCCATTCGGACATGGTGGGGCGCAGCGCGGCCATGTCCGCGCTCTGGGAGATGCTCCGCACCATCGCGCCCACGGACGCCACGGTGCTGATCACCGGCGAGTCGGGCACGGGCAAGGAACTGGTGGCCAGGGCCGTGCACGCGGCCAGCCGCCGGGCGCAAGGACCGTTTGTGGCGGTGAACTGCGCGGCCCTGACTGAGTCGCTGCTGGCCTCGGAACTCTTCGGGCACGAAAAAGGCGCGTTCACCGGCGCGGATAAAAAGCACGAGGGCTATTTTCTCAAGGCGAACGGCGGCACGATTTTTCTGGACGAAATCGGGGAAATGCCGTTGTCCATGCAGGTCAAGCTGTTGCGGGTGATCCAGGAGCGGGAGGTGCTCAGCGTGGGCGGCAACACGGCCGTGCCCGTGGACGTGCGGATCATCGCTGCCACCAACCGCGATCTGGCGCAAGAGGTGGATGCCGGGAACTTCCGGCAGGATCTCTATTACCGGCTGAACGTGGTCACCCTGGCCCTGCCGCCGTTGCGCGAGCGCGCGGACGACATTCCTCTGCTGGCGCAGCATTTCATGAACCGTTTCGCCTCCAAGAACAACAAGCGGATCAAAGGCTTCACGCCCGGCGCCATGGACCGCCTGGTGCGCTATGCCTGGCCGGGCAATGTACGGGAGCTGGAAAACGTCATCGAGCGGGCCTCCATTCTGCTGCTGGGTGAGCATATCAGCGAGCGGGAGCTGCCGGAGCGCCTGAAAACCCCGGAACAGGGCGACGCCCTGGCCGACGCGCTGGAGACGGATTGCCCGACCCTGGACGATGTGGAGCGGGCCGTGATTCTGAAAACCCTGAAACGTTTTGGCGGCAACAAGACCGAGGCCGCCAAGGCCCTGGGCATCACCCGCAAGACCCTGCACGCCAAGCTGAACAAATACCAGGGCGCGCAGGACGACGCGGAGGAGGACGGCGCGGCAAGCTGA
- a CDS encoding ATP-binding protein, giving the protein MRDHYAPLSRGEKQRHTRFFWQVLAGLALAGICAAAFMVARGAGQEKRQMLDNMQGRADVLIWALEGSARSFGHMRQNPMLNLVEEVAKQPGVAYIALVDADGRILIHSDPALAGTVLYDRESLRNLHVSDSSQSRFVPGEPDLFETYKTFTPSRPRAGGGMGHMRRHMMGGGHAAPWLDPAEEKYIFVGLDASHFAENLHEYVFHLSVIAGLVTLAVLGGIVLLFYIQNYRFSKRMLEDTQALAAQVIDSLPAALVVTDPSGVISLSNRHGLEMLGLSGREKETLSLYEAPSLDWQALMDELDAGAVILERDMDLFRTRGNPLPVSLSAAKIIGSEQASLGYLFILRDLGEIRKLQKQLRQSERLSAFGNLAAGVAHEIRNPLSSIKGYATYLTEKLKNDKMAYATGNILIQETERLNRVMSDLLSVAKPLDLRLKAVRVESVLEQAVRLIAPDAEEKGVAVQLRLPPPGSFPEQGVRLDADRLMQALLNLLVNAVQATESGGGIEVALESARDRAGEGASGADDGFWSISISDTGCGMPAQTVAQLFTPYFTTKASGTGLGLVISQQIVEQHGGEIKVFSRPGKGTTFTILLPVAAREEGAA; this is encoded by the coding sequence ATGCGGGATCACTACGCGCCGCTTTCACGCGGGGAAAAGCAGCGGCATACGCGTTTTTTCTGGCAGGTGCTGGCCGGACTGGCTCTGGCGGGCATCTGCGCCGCGGCTTTCATGGTCGCGCGCGGAGCCGGGCAGGAAAAGCGCCAGATGCTGGACAATATGCAGGGCCGGGCCGACGTGCTGATCTGGGCTCTGGAGGGCAGCGCCCGCTCTTTCGGCCATATGCGGCAGAACCCCATGCTGAATCTGGTGGAGGAGGTGGCCAAACAGCCGGGCGTGGCCTATATCGCTCTGGTGGATGCGGACGGACGGATACTGATCCACAGTGATCCCGCCCTGGCGGGCACGGTTCTCTATGACCGGGAGAGCTTGCGGAACCTGCATGTGAGCGACAGCTCCCAGAGCCGTTTCGTGCCGGGCGAGCCGGACCTGTTCGAGACCTACAAGACCTTCACCCCTTCCCGGCCCCGCGCGGGCGGCGGCATGGGCCATATGCGGCGGCATATGATGGGCGGCGGCCACGCGGCTCCGTGGCTGGACCCGGCGGAGGAAAAGTATATCTTCGTGGGCCTGGACGCCTCGCATTTCGCGGAAAATCTGCACGAATACGTCTTTCATCTCAGCGTCATAGCCGGTCTTGTGACCCTGGCGGTTCTGGGCGGCATCGTGCTGCTGTTCTACATCCAGAATTACCGCTTTTCCAAAAGGATGCTGGAGGATACGCAGGCCCTGGCCGCGCAGGTCATCGACAGCCTGCCCGCCGCGCTGGTGGTGACGGACCCGAGCGGAGTCATCTCCCTGAGCAACCGGCACGGCCTGGAAATGCTGGGTCTTTCCGGACGGGAAAAAGAGACCTTGTCCCTGTACGAGGCGCCGTCGCTGGACTGGCAGGCCCTGATGGATGAGCTGGATGCCGGCGCGGTCATTCTGGAACGCGATATGGACCTGTTCCGCACCAGGGGCAATCCGTTGCCGGTCAGCCTCAGCGCCGCGAAAATCATCGGCAGCGAACAGGCCTCCCTGGGCTATCTGTTCATTCTGCGCGACCTGGGGGAGATCCGCAAACTCCAGAAACAGCTCCGGCAGAGCGAGCGTCTCTCCGCCTTCGGCAATCTGGCCGCAGGCGTGGCCCATGAAATCCGCAATCCGCTCAGCTCCATCAAGGGCTATGCCACCTACCTGACCGAGAAGCTGAAAAACGACAAAATGGCCTATGCCACGGGCAATATCCTGATTCAGGAAACCGAGCGTCTGAACCGGGTCATGTCGGACCTGCTGAGCGTCGCCAAACCGTTGGACCTGCGCCTGAAAGCGGTGCGCGTGGAAAGCGTGCTGGAGCAGGCCGTGCGGCTGATCGCCCCGGACGCGGAGGAAAAGGGCGTGGCCGTGCAGTTGCGCCTGCCGCCGCCCGGCTCCTTTCCGGAACAGGGCGTCCGGCTGGACGCCGACCGCCTGATGCAGGCCCTGCTCAACCTGCTGGTCAACGCCGTGCAGGCCACGGAAAGCGGCGGCGGCATTGAAGTGGCGCTGGAAAGCGCGCGGGACCGGGCCGGAGAGGGCGCGTCCGGCGCGGACGACGGCTTCTGGAGCATCAGCATCAGCGATACGGGCTGCGGCATGCCGGCGCAGACCGTGGCCCAGCTGTTCACCCCCTATTTCACGACCAAAGCTTCCGGTACCGGCCTCGGCCTGGTCATCAGCCAGCAGATCGTGGAACAGCACGGCGGGGAAATCAAAGTCTTCAGTCGGCCCGGCAAGGGGACGACCTTCACCATATTGTTGCCCGTGGCCGCGCGCGAAGAGGGGGCGGCATGA
- a CDS encoding periplasmic heavy metal sensor, whose amino-acid sequence MKKTTLRTTSLALAAILVLGFAGISQARGHGGWDDGPRYNAPISPEQQEKAEKIFSSHYEKMDSVRQALITKRAELDAQMSSPSPDKAKIESLSREIGELRGKMLAARTDLRAQLDKEGLPMGYGHMGPGYGHMGSGYGMGMHHGGYGHGGYGGRGGCWR is encoded by the coding sequence ATGAAAAAGACAACTCTGCGTACGACGTCTCTGGCCCTCGCGGCGATACTTGTTCTGGGCTTCGCCGGCATCAGCCAGGCGCGCGGTCATGGCGGCTGGGATGACGGACCCCGCTACAATGCCCCCATCTCGCCGGAACAACAGGAAAAGGCCGAAAAGATTTTCAGCAGCCACTATGAAAAAATGGACTCCGTCCGTCAGGCTCTGATCACCAAACGCGCCGAGCTGGACGCCCAGATGAGCAGTCCCTCGCCCGACAAGGCCAAAATTGAAAGCCTGTCCAGGGAAATCGGCGAACTGCGCGGCAAGATGCTCGCCGCCCGCACCGACCTCCGGGCGCAGCTCGACAAGGAAGGTCTGCCCATGGGCTACGGTCACATGGGTCCCGGCTACGGCCACATGGGCTCCGGTTACGGCATGGGCATGCACCACGGCGGCTATGGTCACGGCGGTTACGGCGGGCGCGGCGGCTGCTGGAGATAG
- a CDS encoding MarC family protein, with amino-acid sequence MDGSVSEVVGTSIKLYALMTPPAVLSAFISGTKDYDRKQKITVAFKTSTAIFIIGVVLYLFGSNLFELFGFTLDAFRIGSGVLLLLTAVALMNDDGSKVHAKREGDISVVPLAIPLGMGPASIGAVMVMGASAVDLHEMLVGVFSLLLAAGGMFLLLCLADGVARVLHRTGIAVLSKLTGLLLAAIAAQVVFTGISGFLK; translated from the coding sequence ATGGACGGCTCCGTCAGCGAAGTGGTCGGAACGAGCATCAAACTGTATGCGCTGATGACCCCGCCCGCTGTGCTCAGCGCCTTTATCAGCGGCACCAAGGATTATGACAGAAAACAGAAAATCACTGTGGCCTTCAAAACCTCCACGGCGATTTTCATCATCGGCGTGGTTCTCTATCTGTTCGGCTCCAACCTGTTCGAACTGTTCGGCTTCACGCTGGACGCCTTTCGCATCGGCTCCGGGGTGCTGCTTCTGCTGACCGCCGTGGCCCTGATGAACGACGACGGCAGCAAGGTTCACGCCAAGCGCGAAGGGGACATCAGCGTGGTGCCCCTGGCCATTCCGCTGGGCATGGGGCCGGCCTCCATCGGCGCGGTTATGGTCATGGGCGCGTCCGCCGTGGATCTGCACGAGATGCTGGTGGGCGTGTTTTCCCTGCTGCTGGCGGCCGGGGGCATGTTTCTGCTGCTCTGCCTGGCCGACGGCGTGGCGCGGGTGCTGCACCGGACCGGCATCGCCGTGCTGTCCAAACTCACGGGGCTGCTGCTGGCGGCCATTGCGGCCCAGGTGGTCTTCACGGGCATCAGCGGCTTTTTGAAGTAA
- a CDS encoding MarC family protein has translation MDDMAVGNIVSMSIKLYALMTPPAVLSAFISGTRSYNREEKALVACKTSLAIFIIGSLLFLFGSHLFTLFGFTLDAFRIGVGLLLFLTAISLMNDDCTQPPTKQEGDISVVPLAIPLGMGPSAIGAVMVVGASAEGLNGMLAGVFCLLLASFGMFLLLCMADTVEKVLGETGIAVMSKLTALLLSAIAAQVIFTGITAFLK, from the coding sequence ATGGACGACATGGCCGTCGGCAATATAGTCAGCATGAGTATCAAACTGTATGCGCTGATGACGCCTCCCGCCGTGCTCAGCGCCTTTATCAGCGGCACCAGAAGCTATAACCGGGAAGAAAAGGCTTTGGTGGCCTGTAAGACGTCCCTGGCGATTTTCATCATCGGCTCTCTTCTCTTTCTGTTCGGTTCGCATCTGTTCACGCTGTTCGGCTTCACGCTGGACGCCTTCCGCATCGGCGTGGGCCTGTTGCTCTTTCTGACCGCCATTTCGCTGATGAACGACGACTGCACCCAGCCCCCAACCAAGCAGGAGGGCGATATCAGCGTGGTGCCCCTGGCCATTCCTCTGGGCATGGGACCCTCGGCCATCGGCGCGGTCATGGTCGTGGGCGCTTCCGCCGAAGGGCTGAACGGCATGCTGGCCGGGGTATTCTGCCTGCTGCTGGCGTCTTTCGGCATGTTTCTGCTGCTGTGCATGGCCGACACGGTGGAGAAGGTGCTGGGCGAAACGGGCATTGCCGTCATGTCCAAACTCACGGCCCTGCTGCTGTCGGCCATTGCGGCCCAGGTGATTTTTACGGGCATCACCGCGTTTTTGAAATAA
- the panB gene encoding 3-methyl-2-oxobutanoate hydroxymethyltransferase encodes MKNTVATFRQAKGKEKLTMLTAYDYSIARLMDQTGINSLLVGDSLGMVMLGYPDTLPVTLEDMIRHCAAVARGAQSALVVCDMPFMSCQVSVADTVRNAGRLVKEGRAQAVKLEGGADFCDEVRALVRASIPVMGHLGLTPQSVNALGGYKVQGKSLAAAQKLLDDARAVQDAGAFSLVLECVPAALAARITRELEVPVIGIGAGPDCDGQVLVWQDMLGLSDGGTPKFVKRFGAVGEAARAAFTAYAREVKQGSYPAQEHCYGMEDEAELLEKLY; translated from the coding sequence ATGAAAAACACCGTCGCCACGTTCAGGCAGGCCAAGGGCAAGGAAAAGCTGACCATGCTCACGGCCTATGATTACAGTATTGCCCGGCTCATGGACCAGACCGGCATCAATTCGCTGCTGGTGGGGGATTCGCTGGGTATGGTCATGCTGGGCTATCCGGACACCCTGCCCGTGACCCTGGAGGATATGATCCGACATTGCGCGGCTGTGGCGCGCGGCGCGCAGTCGGCCCTGGTGGTTTGCGACATGCCTTTCATGAGTTGCCAGGTGAGCGTGGCCGACACCGTGCGCAACGCCGGGCGGCTGGTCAAGGAAGGCCGGGCCCAGGCCGTCAAGCTGGAGGGCGGCGCGGATTTTTGCGACGAGGTGCGCGCCCTTGTGCGGGCCTCGATTCCGGTTATGGGCCATCTGGGCCTCACGCCGCAATCGGTCAACGCGCTGGGCGGCTACAAGGTGCAGGGCAAAAGTCTGGCCGCGGCCCAGAAACTGTTGGACGACGCCCGCGCCGTGCAGGACGCCGGGGCCTTTTCCCTGGTGCTGGAATGCGTGCCCGCCGCTTTGGCCGCCCGCATCACGCGGGAGCTGGAGGTTCCGGTCATCGGCATCGGCGCGGGGCCGGACTGCGACGGCCAGGTGTTGGTCTGGCAGGACATGCTGGGCCTCAGCGACGGCGGAACCCCCAAATTCGTCAAGCGTTTCGGCGCGGTGGGCGAGGCCGCGCGCGCGGCCTTCACGGCGTACGCGCGGGAAGTGAAGCAGGGAAGCTACCCGGCGCAGGAACATTGCTACGGTATGGAAGACGAGGCTGAGCTGCTGGAAAAACTCTACTGA
- a CDS encoding sodium-dependent transporter — protein MESGQGKREMLGSRLGFLLLSAGCAIGLGNVWRFPYITGAYGGAIFVGIYIFFLFAILPIMIMEFAVGRASRRNMGLALRVLEPAGTGWHRFGWLALVGSYLLMMFYTTVTGWMLSYCWFMASGALSGLTPEGVGGFFKAALGHADVQIIGMSLSVALGFGVCALGVQKGVERVVKLMMVGLLLILLLLVVRALLLPGAGAGVRFYLVPDWGKFSEVGLLSVCNAAMNQAFFALSVGIGAMTIFGSYQPKDRSLTGEALWIMGLDTFVGIMAGLIIFPACFAFGVEPGAGPGLVFVTLPNIFNSMGGGRLWGTLFFIFLAFASLSTVIAVFENIISYSADVWRMPRRRATVLHAGVMWLLSLPCALGFNLLSSVQPLGAGSSILDFEDFLISNNILPLGGLLFLLFCCLRRGWGWDNFLAEVDQGVGLRFPRCLRGYLTWVLPCLILLLFAAGYVDKFWKS, from the coding sequence ATGGAAAGCGGACAGGGCAAACGCGAGATGCTGGGCAGCCGCCTGGGCTTCCTTTTGTTGTCGGCGGGCTGCGCCATCGGCCTCGGCAATGTCTGGCGTTTTCCCTATATTACAGGTGCTTATGGCGGCGCCATTTTCGTGGGCATCTACATTTTCTTTCTTTTCGCCATTCTGCCCATCATGATCATGGAGTTTGCCGTGGGCCGCGCCTCGCGCCGGAACATGGGCCTGGCCCTGCGCGTGCTGGAGCCGGCGGGCACGGGCTGGCACCGTTTCGGCTGGCTGGCCCTGGTGGGCAGCTACCTGTTGATGATGTTTTACACCACGGTGACGGGCTGGATGCTCTCTTACTGCTGGTTCATGGCTTCGGGCGCGTTGTCCGGGCTGACGCCCGAGGGTGTGGGCGGCTTTTTCAAGGCCGCGCTGGGCCACGCCGACGTGCAGATTATCGGTATGAGCCTGAGCGTGGCTCTGGGCTTCGGCGTCTGCGCCCTGGGCGTGCAGAAGGGCGTGGAGCGCGTGGTCAAGCTGATGATGGTGGGCCTGCTGCTGATTCTGCTGCTTCTGGTGGTCCGCGCGCTGCTGCTGCCCGGCGCGGGCGCGGGCGTGCGCTTTTATCTCGTGCCGGACTGGGGCAAGTTCAGTGAAGTGGGCCTGCTCAGCGTCTGCAACGCGGCCATGAACCAGGCTTTTTTCGCTCTTTCCGTGGGTATCGGGGCCATGACCATTTTCGGCAGTTATCAGCCCAAGGATCGTTCCCTCACCGGCGAGGCGCTCTGGATCATGGGCCTGGATACCTTTGTGGGCATCATGGCCGGTCTGATCATTTTTCCGGCCTGCTTCGCCTTCGGCGTGGAGCCGGGCGCCGGACCGGGGCTGGTTTTCGTGACCCTGCCCAATATCTTCAATTCCATGGGCGGCGGCCGCCTCTGGGGCACGCTGTTTTTCATCTTTCTGGCCTTCGCCTCCCTGTCCACGGTCATCGCGGTTTTTGAGAACATCATTTCCTACAGCGCGGACGTCTGGCGCATGCCGCGCCGCCGGGCCACGGTGTTGCACGCCGGGGTCATGTGGCTGCTGTCCCTGCCCTGCGCGCTGGGCTTCAATCTGTTGAGCTCCGTGCAGCCCCTGGGCGCGGGCAGCAGTATCCTGGATTTTGAGGATTTCCTGATCAGCAACAATATCCTGCCGCTGGGCGGCCTGCTTTTTCTGCTGTTCTGCTGCCTCCGGCGGGGCTGGGGCTGGGACAATTTTCTGGCCGAAGTGGATCAGGGCGTGGGTCTCAGATTCCCGCGCTGTTTGCGCGGCTATCTGACCTGGGTGCTGCCCTGCCTGATCCTGCTGCTCTTCGCGGCGGGCTATGTGGACAAGTTCTGGAAGAGCTGA